AGGCAGGCCGGCTTTTTTCGCCGCGGCGACGGCCTTATCGCCCAGGACAAGCGAGACGGAGAACTCCCCGGCCGAGGGGATCAGATACAGAATATTCCGCTCGCCCTGCTTGAGCCGCAGGGACCAGCCGGCCTTTATGGAATACGAGGACCATTCCCGCGCCTTGAGCCCGAATTCCGCGGCCATCGCCGCTAAAAGCTCGTCCCAAAGCGCTTGGGCCGGGCCGAGGACGGCCGACAATTCGCGTTCGGTGGGCTTTTTGGCGCGGCCGATGAATGCGTTGGGGGCGGTCATGCCGGAACGATGCGGTGGATCTTCTTCTTGCCGGCCTTGAGCAGGATGCCGTCGGGCCCGAGGTCTTGGCTCGTCACCATGCGGCTGAGCGAGTCGATCCGCTCGTCGTTGACGTGGAGCCCGCCCTGCTGGATGAGCCGCTTGGCCTCGCCGCGCGAGGGCGTCAAGCCGACCTCGGTGAAGAGCTCGGCGATCGCGATTCCGGCGTCCAGCCGGGCTTTCGGCACGGCCGTCGTCGGGAGAGATTCGATGTCCTTCTCCCCCGCACCGCCGAACGCTGCCGTCGCCGCGCCCCGGGCCTCCGTGGCCGCCGCATCGCCGTGGGTCAGCCGGGTAGCCTCGAAGGCTAGAATTCGCTTGGCCGCGTTGATCTCCCGGTCGCGAAGCCCGTCCAAGCGCCGGATCTCATCGAGCGGCAGCATCGTGTAGAGCCGCAGGAACCGGCCCACGTCGCGGTCGTCGCAATCGACCCAGTACTGGAAATACTGATAGGGGCTGAAGAGGGCCGCGTCCAGCCAGACCGCGCCCTGGGCGGTCTTGCCCATCTTGGCCCCGGTGGCCGTCGTGAGCAGGGGGAAGGTCAGCCCCTCGACCGTGGCGCTCTCGACCCGGCGGACAAGATCGACGCCGGCCAATATGTTGCCCCACTGGTCGTCGCCGCCCATCTGCATGGTACATTTATGGGTCCGGTAGAGGACGAGGAAGTCGTAAGCCTGGAGGAGCTGATAGTTGAATTCGATAAACGACAGGCCCTTTTCCAGCCGCAGCTTGTAGGCCTCGGCGGCCAGCATCCGGTTGACGCTGAAATGGCGGCCGATGTCGCGCAGAAACTCGATGTAATTCAGCGGCCGCAGCCATTCGGCGTTGTCGAGCGACAAAGCACCCGGCCGGTCGAAATGGAGGTAACGGTCGAGCTGGGCCCGGATGGCCTGCCCGTAGCCGCGGATGGCGGACTCGTCCAGCATTTGGCGCATCTCGGATTTGCCGCTGGGATCGCCGACCATGGTCGTGCCGCCGCCGGTCAGGGCGATGGCCCGGTGGCCGGCCCGGCGCAGATGGACCATGGCCATGATCGGGACCAGGCTGCCGGCGTGAAGGCTCGCGGCCGTGCTGTCGAACCCGATGTAGAACGTGGTCTGCTCTTGATCGAGCTTGCGGCGCACCGCCCCCTCGTCCGAAACCTGGGCGATGAACCCGCGCTCTTTCAGTTCGTCGTAGATCGATAAGCTCACAGAAAGGCACTCCTAACGGCTCATTTATAACACATTTCCAGGCACGCCCCCTATTCTTTGGATCTTCGCCCAATTCCGGGGAGACCCAGGCGGTTCGGGGTGCCGGCCAATGGCGAAATCGCAAGGGCGGCGCCTTTTTCCACAACTCTCTGAGGGAACCTGGCTCTGGCCAGGCGCCGAGGGCTGTTTGAGCACGCGACCATCCAACGGAATCGAAACGGAGTGGGTGGCCAACAAGACCGGGAAATTTCGAATGCGGAGTTCCGAGGCGCCGAAGAAAGCTGTGGGAAAAGGCGAGAAGAGCCCGAAGCCGCCGGGTCGGCATCCCGAACGGCCCTCCCCGGAATTGGGCGATGGGCTTATTCTTTGGCGGGGGGCATCTGCTTGGGCAAGTGGCCGAAGGCCTTTTCGTAGAGCGCCGGATAAGCATCCTTGCCGCCCAGCATCATCGCAGCCAGCGGGAAAGCCGTCCGCGCGGCCCGGCTCATGGCGGCCGCGATCTCCCGGATATCCCATTGCGCCGCGCCGTCCTCGCGCAGGCGCGAGATGTGATAGAGCTCGCGCAGGTTGAGCTTGAGGAGGGCTCGCCGGCGATGGGCGTTGGTCAGTACATACGCGGCCGCTCCGCCGCATTCCCTCTTTAATTTGTCGTGGGCCTCTTCGGTCTTGGCTGCCATGGCCCGAAAATCCTCCGCCGCTCCGGCCTCCTCGATCGAGGGCGGCACGGTCAGCCCCAGGGACGGATCGTAGTCCTGCACGGTCAACGTGGCCATCCGGTGGCGCTTAAGCTGGGCGAAGGCGGAGGCGGACAAGACAAGCTCAAAGGTCAGATCGGCGTGCTCGAACTCGCGCGGCGGGAAATCGTAAAACTCCATCCGCTCGAACACCGTTAGGAACAAAGCCCGCTTGCGCCGGGCCGGGAGCTTGCGGGCCGTAGTCAGGCATTCGCTCAACGGCCGGCCCGAAACGGTATGGAGGAGCGCGGCCAGAATGCGGTCGTCGCCGTCGGCGGTGGCTGTCGTCAGCCGGACCGGCACGGCCGTCCCCGCCGCGAAGATTCCCTTACCGGCCGGCCGGGCTTTGCCTGCCGCCTTGGCCAGCGCGCCGTATGTCTCGGCGTCGAAAGACGTCGCCGCCGTAAACAAGACGATCGACGGCGCCGCCTGCGTGGCCAAATCGTGGAGGCGCCGGTTGAGCTCGCGCACCTCGGCCAGCGGGTGGGCGGCGAAGCGGCGGATCATGAGCTCCAGGTTTCGGGCGTTGACGGTCATGCCGAGCTGGCCTTCGGTGGCCAGGCTGACGATATACCGCGCATCTTCCTTGGCCCAGCCCTCGAGCAAGCTGTTCATTTTTGGGTCCTTGGCCGCTTCCGGATGGCGGGCAAAGACGCGCGGACGCAAGGCCCGATACAGTCGATGGTAGAAGGCGTTTTGGGCTTTGACGGCGCCCAGAAAGGCCTGTTTCATCCCGGCGGCGACGATCTCCTCCGGAACGACGAAGTCTTCCCCGAGGGTGATGTAGCGCTGGGACTTCTCGGTGAACGAAGCCAAGCGGAACCGCTCGACGGCCTCGATGGCCAGCCGGCTTAGGCCCATCAGGTCGAAGTTGAAGACGGCGTGCTCGGCCACAGAGTGGTGGCCCATTTTGAAGATGATGGCCTGGTTGGATCGGCGGGCCTTTTCGACCTCGCCGCGGGCGGACCGCCGCAGCTCGTCCACGGGACGGGCGTCGCGCGAGATGCGGGCGTAGGCGGCGGACAGGGTTTCGGGCGTCAAGTCGAGCCGCGGCGGCGCCGAGAGCCGAAGCTCGTCCAGTGCCTCGCGATCGACGTTGTACCCGGCCAGAACGACGTTCATCCCTCGACGGCCACCCGTACGATGACCTGGAATTCCACGATCCGGCCCTCGCGGACGGAGCCGCGCTGTTCCACGACCTGGAAGAAGTGGGCTTTCTGCCCCCGCTTGGCGACCCCGGCCAGGGCGGTCTGGACGGCCTCGGAGAACCCATCCGGCGACGTCCCCACGAGATCAATCATGTTCAGCATGGAAGCCTCCTTTTCAGTTGTTGTCTTGCCGTTATTGTAGCAGTCCCGCCCGGCCGGGCCAAGCCGGGGGGCAGGGCGTATCTTCCTTGTCATCCCGAGCCATCGCCTTCGGCGAGGGCGTGGGGATCTCGATCAGGTCCCCACGTCGCGCCGTGGGCGCTCCTCGGGACGACAAGAACAACCACATTGTTGCAAGCACTTTTTCCTCTGTCGTCCCGAGCACTCGCCAAGCGAGGGCAACATTGGTTTTCCTGTCGTCCCGAGCCATCGTCTGCGACGACGGCGTGGGGATCTCTTCTGAGGAGGAGATCGCCACGCTGCGCTCGCGATGACAAGAGACAATCTTCATGACTTCCCCTCCGGCACCCAAGTCGATACAATACCCCCATCGCGCCTCTCGGGAGAGCCCGCATGAATAAACCCGCTCGATACCCCGGGCTAAAGCCCGGGGTATTAACAGGGTTAATACTGAGCGGCGCTTCATCCCCCGATTTAAAAATCGGGGTTCGAGCGCCGCGAACGTATCGACGCCGCCGATTCCCCCGCGTTATCCGGGTTTTGCCTTTCCTCCTCCTCTCGGCAGCGTTCTTTGGGAGGGTCGCGGCCGCCGCCCCCGGCGCGCAAGGCCTGACGACGATCGGCCCCGAAAAGAAGATCATCTCGGGCGGGGCGGATATCCGCAGCGCCGATTACGTCCGGGCCCACGTCGCCGAGATGGAGCGCGTCGCCTTCGACGGCATCTGCATCAACGTCTATCGCCGGGTCGACGGCAAGATCGAGCCGGTGAACCTCCGGGTCATGGACCCCGTGCCCCTCCGCTACGAGGATTACGCCGAAGCCGTGGCCGATCTCAAGGCCACCCCGTTCAAGCGTTTCAAGGACAATTTCCTGTGGGCCTGGATCGCCTCCGCCCCCGGGGTCGTCCCGGTCGATTTCTTCGACGACCCGGCGGTCATGATCGCCAACTGGCGGACGGCCGCCCTCATCGCCAAAGAGGGCGGCTATCGCGGGCTGTTCGTCGACACCGAGCAGTACGAGACGCCGGTCGGCCCGTTCGCCTGGACCCGGGTCAAGTATTCGGCGACGAAGTCCAAGGCCGAATACGCCGCCCAAGCCCGCAAGCGGGGAGCCGAGGTCATGCGGGCCGTCAATGAGGTCTTCCCGGATATCCACATGCTGTGGTTCATGGGCTACTCGGCCAACGGGCCGGACCGGTCCCGTTTCGGCGCCTACGCCTTCGTCCCGGATTTTATCGATGGGATGTTGGACGAAGCCCGGCCCGAGGCGCGGATCATCGACGGCTACGAGACCTCCTACGGCCTCAAGACCGAGCCGTTCTTCGCCGCGGCCCGCGATCTGATGAAGAACAAGATGAAAGCGACAAGCCCCGCCCCGGCGATATTCGAACGCCAACACCAGGCGGGGTTCGGCCTGTGGCTCGACTGTCACGGCACGGCTATGGGCTGGAACCCGGCCGATTTCAGCAAGAACTATTTTACGCCCGAGGAGTTCGAATACTCGCTCCACCAAGCTTTGGCCCACAGCGACCGCTATGTCTGGGTCTGGTTCGAGCGGGGTAGCTTCTTCACCGGCGCCAACATCCCCTGGCCCTACGAGCGGGCCTTGACCGAGGCCCGCCGGCCCCACCCCGTCCAGCCGGCTTCGATCCCGGCCAATCCGCCGCCGGGAGCGCTGGCGCCGCTAGTCCTGCGGGGCTACGCGGGCGAGGATCCTTCTTCGCTCATCGGAACCCATCTCAAATGGCTGGCCGATCTCCCCCGCCGGTTCCGCTGGCGGCCCGACCCGCGCAGCGTCGGCTTCGACGAGAAATGGTACGCCTTCGATTTCAACGACGCCCAGGGCTGGTCGTCCCTGCTGACCGGGATCGAGCATTGGGAGGTCGAGGGCTACAAGTACGAGTGCGCCTCGTGGTACCGCCAGCGCTTCGACATCCCGCCCCTGCCGTGGGGCAAGAAGGTCTATCTCTTGTTCGAGTCCAAGAACGAGGACGTCTGGATCTGGATCGACGGGCGCCCGATCCCGTCTGATCGCGTGGTTTCCGCCGCGAACGGCAAGCCCCTGCTCGTGGACGTGACCGGTTATCTGCGCAGCAATGTTCAGAATCTCATCGCCCTGCGCCGCCGCTCGGGCCTCGAATCGGGCGGCGCCTGGAACGCCATCCGGCTGGTTGTGGAAAAATAGGGTATCCGCCATGAAAAAATCCGCCGTGCCGTTTCTCTTCCTTGCGCTCCTCGCCGTCCACGCCGCCCATGTCTTCGAAGAGGTCTGGGGACGGTTCCAGCCCATCGAGCGCGTCTTCGGGTTGGGCTGGTTCCTGGCCCTCAATTGGGTTTTCCTCGCGGCGCCGATGACGATCTTCCTGTTCATTCTGTTGAAAAAGCGCCCAGCCTATACCCTGGGCATGTTCTATGCGGGCCTGATGACTCTGAACGGCCTCGGCCACAATATCGCCCTGGCAGCGACCGGGCGGTATTTTGGCGGCTTCGCCGGCAGCGTCTCGGGCATCCCGATGATCATTCTGGGGGCGATGCTCCTGCGGGCCCTGCTGGACGAGCGGAGGCCACTCGTCGTCCGCCGCAAGCCAATTAATTCCCAGACACATACTTAATTCGATGCCTACCCGGGAAAACGGCGTATTTCCAAGGGAGGTCGACTTATTTGATTCCTCGGGAATTAAGTATATGTCTGGGAATTTGGCCGTTGCTTTTTAGCCCCGACGGTCGTATTTCTAGAGAGCGACCGATCCAGCCTAGGAGTAACTTAATGTCATCCACCCGCATCCCCCGCCGTGAATTCGTCAAGCGAAGCCTAACCATGTTCGGCGCAGCCGCTTTGGCGCCGCAGGCCGCATCGCGCCTGTTCGCCGCCCCCGAAGTCCTGCCCGATATCACCTCGGTCAAGGGAGGGGACGCCTACGCGGCGGCCAGCAAGGCCATCGAGCTGGCCGGCGGCGTCGGGCGATACCTCGGCAAGACCGGCCGCATCGGCATCCTGGTCAACGCGCCCGCCTGGTGGAAGAGGCCCGGCAGCCACACCAGCACGGACGTCGTCCTGGCGGCCGTCGAGAGCTGTCTCAAGGCCGGCTTCAAAGACATCGTCTTCCTGCAGGATCCGCCCCCCGAGTTCTGGGGACGCAGCAGCCGCTCGGCATCCATGGCCGACGTCGTCAAGTCCGTCAAGCCGGCGACGGCGAACAAGCCGGAGATCGACGTCAAGGGCGGCGCGGCGCTCAAGAAAGCCAAAGTCTCGCGCGACCTGTTGGAGGTTGACGCATTCATTGACCTGCCGATCGCCAAGGACCACGCCGGCACCCGCTACAGCGGCTGTCTGAAGAACATGATGGGCGCCTGTGCCGACGAAACCAACCATTTCTTCCACGCCGGCTCGGGGGCCAAGGGCGAATACGGCGACGTCGACTTCCTGTCCCAATGTATCGCCGACCTGGGCCTGGTCCGCAAGCCGACGCTCTGCATCGTCGACGCCACGGTCGTTCTGGGCGACAACGGACCGGCGGGCCCCGGCACGCTTCTGAAACCAGGCCGGGTGGTGGTCGGAAACGACCCGGTGGCCGTCGATGCCTATTGCGCAGGCCTGCTGGGCAGGTCGGCCGCCGACATCGCCATGCTGAAGAAGGCGGCGGCCCACGGCATCGGCAAGATGGATCTGACCAAGCTCAAGATCAAGGACGCGACGATCTGACGCCGGTTCAGAGGATCTCTTTGACCCGGCCGACAATCCCGTTGGTCAGACGAACTTTGATCCCGCGCGAGTGATCCGGAGAGGAAGTCAGGATGTCCCGGACGATTCCCTCGGTCAGCTTTCCGGACCCTTGATCTTCTTTCTTGACGACGCGGACGCGCGCACCGGGTTTGATATCGGCTCGTTTGCGGCCATCCATGGTTTGCCTCCCGAAGCGGCCCGTCGGCGGCCTACCCTTTCATGACGCCGATCGGGACGACCCTGGCCACGATGCGGCCCAGGCCGGCCGCGTCCGAAACGCGCACCACCTCGTCCACATCTTTGTAGGCCTCGCTCGCCTCTTCCGCCACACCCTTCCAGCCGGCCGCCTGCAGCTCGATGCCGCGGCCGGCCAGGTCGTCGCGGATCTTTTCGCCCCGGAAGCGGCGCAGGGCTTCCTGGCGCGACATAACCCGCCCGGCGCCGTGGGCGGTCGAGCCGAAGCTTAGGGCTTCGGCGGCGTCGGTGCCGGCCAGGATGTAGGACGCGGTGCCCATGCTGCCCGGGATGATGACCGGCTGGCCGACGGACTTGTAGGCGGCGGGAATCTCGCGCCGGGACGGCCCGAAGCTGCGCGTCGCGCCCTTGCGGTGGACGCACAACCGGGTCTCGCAGCCGTCTACCATATGAGTCTCCATCTTGGCCACGTTGTGGCAGACATCGTAGATCTGCCGCATCCCGTCCGACGTCCCTATTACTTTCCGGAAGACTTCGCGGACCCAATGGGCGATCATCTGCCGGTTGGCGAAGGCGTAGTTCACGGCCGCGCACATGCCGCGATAATACTCCCGACCCAGATCCGAGCGGAGGGGGGCGTGGACGAGCTCGCGGTCGGGCAAGCCTTCGACGCCAAACTCGTTCTCCATCTTTTCGATGTAGTCGGTCGCCACCTGATGGCCCAGCCCGCGGCTGCCGCA
This sequence is a window from Candidatus Aminicenantes bacterium. Protein-coding genes within it:
- the tyrS gene encoding tyrosine--tRNA ligase; protein product: MSLSIYDELKERGFIAQVSDEGAVRRKLDQEQTTFYIGFDSTAASLHAGSLVPIMAMVHLRRAGHRAIALTGGGTTMVGDPSGKSEMRQMLDESAIRGYGQAIRAQLDRYLHFDRPGALSLDNAEWLRPLNYIEFLRDIGRHFSVNRMLAAEAYKLRLEKGLSFIEFNYQLLQAYDFLVLYRTHKCTMQMGGDDQWGNILAGVDLVRRVESATVEGLTFPLLTTATGAKMGKTAQGAVWLDAALFSPYQYFQYWVDCDDRDVGRFLRLYTMLPLDEIRRLDGLRDREINAAKRILAFEATRLTHGDAAATEARGAATAAFGGAGEKDIESLPTTAVPKARLDAGIAIAELFTEVGLTPSRGEAKRLIQQGGLHVNDERIDSLSRMVTSQDLGPDGILLKAGKKKIHRIVPA
- a CDS encoding DUF3788 family protein, giving the protein MTAPNAFIGRAKKPTERELSAVLGPAQALWDELLAAMAAEFGLKAREWSSYSIKAGWSLRLKQGERNILYLIPSAGEFSVSLVLGDKAVAAAKKAGLPAAILELIAGARRYAEGTGIRFEMKSPDDIAVVKALTALKLG
- a CDS encoding RtcB family protein is translated as MELVKIDDNTWEIPRQGAMHVPARIYASEALLALVRRDKTLDQARNAACLPGIVRMSYVMPDAHQGYGFPIGGVAAFDLDEGIISPGGVGYDINCGVRLLRTDFREEDVTARRKELLAAIVREVPAGVGKGGVTKLSLGVLKEILVKGAEWAVAEGYGWPGDLATTEEGGRMREADAAAVSARALERGIPQLGTLGSGNHFLEFQKVDRIVDPVVAAAFGIGSVGQILVMIHCGSRGLGHQVATDYIEKMENEFGVEGLPDRELVHAPLRSDLGREYYRGMCAAVNYAFANRQMIAHWVREVFRKVIGTSDGMRQIYDVCHNVAKMETHMVDGCETRLCVHRKGATRSFGPSRREIPAAYKSVGQPVIIPGSMGTASYILAGTDAAEALSFGSTAHGAGRVMSRQEALRRFRGEKIRDDLAGRGIELQAAGWKGVAEEASEAYKDVDEVVRVSDAAGLGRIVARVVPIGVMKG
- a CDS encoding DUF362 domain-containing protein, giving the protein MSSTRIPRREFVKRSLTMFGAAALAPQAASRLFAAPEVLPDITSVKGGDAYAAASKAIELAGGVGRYLGKTGRIGILVNAPAWWKRPGSHTSTDVVLAAVESCLKAGFKDIVFLQDPPPEFWGRSSRSASMADVVKSVKPATANKPEIDVKGGAALKKAKVSRDLLEVDAFIDLPIAKDHAGTRYSGCLKNMMGACADETNHFFHAGSGAKGEYGDVDFLSQCIADLGLVRKPTLCIVDATVVLGDNGPAGPGTLLKPGRVVVGNDPVAVDAYCAGLLGRSAADIAMLKKAAAHGIGKMDLTKLKIKDATI
- a CDS encoding FAD-dependent thymidylate synthase, with translation MNVVLAGYNVDREALDELRLSAPPRLDLTPETLSAAYARISRDARPVDELRRSARGEVEKARRSNQAIIFKMGHHSVAEHAVFNFDLMGLSRLAIEAVERFRLASFTEKSQRYITLGEDFVVPEEIVAAGMKQAFLGAVKAQNAFYHRLYRALRPRVFARHPEAAKDPKMNSLLEGWAKEDARYIVSLATEGQLGMTVNARNLELMIRRFAAHPLAEVRELNRRLHDLATQAAPSIVLFTAATSFDAETYGALAKAAGKARPAGKGIFAAGTAVPVRLTTATADGDDRILAALLHTVSGRPLSECLTTARKLPARRKRALFLTVFERMEFYDFPPREFEHADLTFELVLSASAFAQLKRHRMATLTVQDYDPSLGLTVPPSIEEAGAAEDFRAMAAKTEEAHDKLKRECGGAAAYVLTNAHRRRALLKLNLRELYHISRLREDGAAQWDIREIAAAMSRAARTAFPLAAMMLGGKDAYPALYEKAFGHLPKQMPPAKE
- a CDS encoding dodecin family protein encodes the protein MLNMIDLVGTSPDGFSEAVQTALAGVAKRGQKAHFFQVVEQRGSVREGRIVEFQVIVRVAVEG
- a CDS encoding YwbE family protein, whose protein sequence is MDGRKRADIKPGARVRVVKKEDQGSGKLTEGIVRDILTSSPDHSRGIKVRLTNGIVGRVKEIL